One part of the Eucalyptus grandis isolate ANBG69807.140 chromosome 10, ASM1654582v1, whole genome shotgun sequence genome encodes these proteins:
- the LOC104428839 gene encoding uncharacterized protein LOC104428839, with amino-acid sequence MPRFHSHNMAEGSDSSLDPNLVELRELRRSLRSLISLEHLELPEMPLLPAFLHRIEDLVDDGGSDDGVSPDREEEDNQVSSENKEGRLDNDSGSNEERRAGETTGPSTVISHGTDGLERCFQSVIVRWLGEQQHVNLDSLKTISGNFKNVLMNDPSFTALLTQQMNNVCVDVSRMLKTNPELRWEFYHL; translated from the exons ATGCCTCGATTCCATTCACATAATATGGCTGAGGGATCAGATTCATCGTTGGACCCGAATTTGGTAGAGCTCAGAGAGCTCCGGCGGTCATTGAGGTCGTTGATCTCGTTAGAGCACCTAGAGTTACCAGAGATGCCACTGCTTCCGGCTTTTCTCCACCGTATTGAAGACTTGGTTGACGATGGGGGGAGCGATGACGGCGTAAGTCCTGACAGAGAGGAGGAGGACAATCAGGTCTCTTCAGAAAATAAGGAAGGCAGGCTTGACAATGATAGTGGGAGCAATGAAGAGCGTAGGGCTGGTGAAACCACCGGGCCAAGTACAGTAATCTCTCATGGGACCGATGGCCTTGAGAGATGTTTTCAATCTGTCATAGTGCGATGGCTGGg GGAGCAGCAACATGTCAATTTGGACAGCCTGAAAACAATCTCTGGGAACTTTAAGAATGTCTTGATGAATGATCCATCATTCACCGCTCTACTAACCCAACAAATGAACAATGTGTGCGTCGATGTTTCGCGTATGCTGAAGACGAATCCTGAATTGCGGTGGGAGTTCTATCATCTTTAA
- the LOC104428846 gene encoding cold shock protein 1-like — MANQEICSGTVLWFNDVKGFGFIKPKDGGEVLFVRQSSIKSEGFGSLAKGKEVEFSTVTESAGKSSAAVDISGPNGTPIKGVTEDSHGSGGRKGGARFNRHGVTCYVCGEVGHLARDCDRGNLGSSSSSEGCFNCGENGHKARDCPKRMSRLRSAVLKL, encoded by the coding sequence ATGGCGAATCAAGAGATATGCAGCGGCACCGTCCTGTGGTTCAACGACGTCAAAGGCTTCGGCTTCATCAAGCCCAAGGACGGCGGCGAGGTTCTCTTCGTCCGCCAGTCCTCCATCAAGTCTGAAGGCTTCGGTAGCCTCGCGAAGGGCAAGGAGGTCGAGTTCTCAACCGTCACCGAGTCCGCGGGCAAGTCTTCGGCGGCGGTCGACATTAGTGGCCCCAACGGGACCCCGATCAAGGGGGTAACCGAGGACAGCCATGGCAGTGGCGGCCGGAAGGGTGGCGCCAGGTTCAACCGGCATGGCGTCACATGCTATGTTTGCGGCGAGGTAGGACACTTAGCGAGGGATTGTGACCGCGGAAACCTTGGGAGTAGCAGCAGTTCTGAGGGGTGTTTTAACTGCGGCGAGAATGGCCACAAAGCAAGGGATTGTCCGAAGCGTATGAGCCGACTTCGGAGTGCGGTCCTGAAACTTTAA
- the LOC104422759 gene encoding serine/threonine-protein kinase/endoribonuclease IRE1b isoform X2 — protein sequence MVRSLGGIQCLSQRGHVEEDNVDQIFAEFDLRDALMNDPSFTALLDLKKDDVHMKLRCLLTNPNFSSEELEKYYPPICWDSEKSLDFLCLLSERLSWRPPEDSPQYRAAESRRQSLRRELESRKQQIFNGKSIDDIDQNLTQESQYDDESVKDLLRFVRNKWWHRLQLPEQFVGGDGGRLFYDYLHGLFPDLLMVSYRAASGICAKESWFANFR from the exons ATGGTTCGGTCTCTCGGCGGAATCCAGTGTCTGAG CCAGCGAGGTCATGTCGAAGAGGATAACGTGGACCAAATCTTTGCAGAGTTTGATCTTAGAGATGCCTTGATGAATGATCCATCATTCACCGCTCTACTAGACCTAAAAAAGGATGACGTGCACATGAAGCTTCGATGTTTGCTGACTAATCCCAACTTTAG CTCAGAGGAATTGGAGAAGTATTATCCTCCCATTTGTTGGGATTCAGAAAAGAGTCTGGATTTTTTGTGTTTACTCAGTGAAAGACTATCATGGAGACCTCCAGAGGACAGTCCACAATATCGGGCAGCAGAAAGTCGTCGCCAATCGCTTCGCAGGGAATTGGAGAGCAGGAAGCAACAGATTTTTAATGGGAAATCGATTGACGACATAGATCAGAACCTTACGCAGGAATCCCAGTATGATGATGAATCTGTCAAGGATTTATTGCGCTTTGTGCGAAATAAGTGGTGGCACCGCCTGCAACTTCCG GAGCAATTCGTTGGAGGGGATGGCGGGAGGCTCTTCTACGATTACTTACATGGACTATTCCCGGATCTCTTGATGGTGTCGTACAGAGCGGCGTCCGGAATCTGCGCAAAAGAGAGTTGGTTTGCGAATTTCCGTTGA
- the LOC104422759 gene encoding serine/threonine-protein kinase/endoribonuclease IRE1b isoform X1, whose protein sequence is MSSNPQDPQGLLSLADSTRRRRRRRRGRRSLDQRRRTPADLDDCLESVIKQRLSQRGHVEEDNVDQIFAEFDLRDALMNDPSFTALLDLKKDDVHMKLRCLLTNPNFSSEELEKYYPPICWDSEKSLDFLCLLSERLSWRPPEDSPQYRAAESRRQSLRRELESRKQQIFNGKSIDDIDQNLTQESQYDDESVKDLLRFVRNKWWHRLQLPEQFVGGDGGRLFYDYLHGLFPDLLMVSYRAASGICAKESWFANFR, encoded by the exons ATGTCTTCCAACCCCCAAGACCCCCAGGGTCTGTTATCCTTGGCTGATTCaactcggcggcggcggcggcggcggcgtggccGTCGGTCGCTCGATCAGAGGCGCAGAACCCCTGCTGACCTTGACGACTGTCTTGAATCTGTTATAAAGCAAAGGCTGAG CCAGCGAGGTCATGTCGAAGAGGATAACGTGGACCAAATCTTTGCAGAGTTTGATCTTAGAGATGCCTTGATGAATGATCCATCATTCACCGCTCTACTAGACCTAAAAAAGGATGACGTGCACATGAAGCTTCGATGTTTGCTGACTAATCCCAACTTTAG CTCAGAGGAATTGGAGAAGTATTATCCTCCCATTTGTTGGGATTCAGAAAAGAGTCTGGATTTTTTGTGTTTACTCAGTGAAAGACTATCATGGAGACCTCCAGAGGACAGTCCACAATATCGGGCAGCAGAAAGTCGTCGCCAATCGCTTCGCAGGGAATTGGAGAGCAGGAAGCAACAGATTTTTAATGGGAAATCGATTGACGACATAGATCAGAACCTTACGCAGGAATCCCAGTATGATGATGAATCTGTCAAGGATTTATTGCGCTTTGTGCGAAATAAGTGGTGGCACCGCCTGCAACTTCCG GAGCAATTCGTTGGAGGGGATGGCGGGAGGCTCTTCTACGATTACTTACATGGACTATTCCCGGATCTCTTGATGGTGTCGTACAGAGCGGCGTCCGGAATCTGCGCAAAAGAGAGTTGGTTTGCGAATTTCCGTTGA